In Actinoplanes lobatus, the DNA window TGGACGAGGCGGCCCGGCTCGACGGCTGCGGCTCGATCCGGATCTTCTCCTCGGTGGTGCTGCCGCTGGTCCGGCCGGCCCTGGTCACCACGGCGATCTTCACGTTCATCTGGACCTGGAACGACTTCTTCACCCAGCTGATCTACCTCTCCTCCCCGGAGAACCTCACCCTCCCCCTGGCCCTGCGGCTGTTCATCGACACCACCGACTACAACGCGTTCGGGCCGATGCTGGCGCTGTCGGCGCTGGCCATCGTGCCGATCCTGCTGTTCTTCGCCGCGTTCCAGCGGCTGCTGGTCGAAGGTTTCGCCACCTCGGGCCTCAAAGGCTGATCCCCCACCTAAGGAGCCGGTGCAGCATGCCCGACATCTCCCGACGTACGTTCGTGCGCGGTCTCGCCGCCACCCCCATGGCGCCGTATATCCCTTTCAAAGCACCCGAATCGATCCCCGCCGCTGTCACCGCCGTCGTCCCCGCGCCGGAGACCGTGGCGCTGAACTGGCTGGAAGGCAAACCCGGCACCAACGTCGGCAGCACCTGGGGCGTGCCGTGGCCGAAGGGCGCGGTCCCCGCCGACTCGCCGTTCTCCCTGGCCGCCGCCGACGGGGCCGCCGTCCCGGTGCAGAGCTGGCCGATCGGCTACTGGCCGGACGGGTCGCTGAAGTGGAGCGCGCACGCGCTGCCCGCCGATGCGCCGGTGTCCGGCTCATACACGTTGTCGCGGTCCGCCGGAGTAGCCGGAACCAGTGCGGTGGCCGTCACCGAGCTTCGCGAGACGGTCACCGTGGACACCGGCGTCGTTGTCGTCACCATCGGACGGCGCGGCTCGGCGCTCATCCGGTCGATCACCCGCGGCGGCACCGAGATCGCCGGCAACCTGGAACTTGTCAGCCTGCGGCAGACCGCCATCGAGAACGACGACGAGCGGCGCGGCTCCCGCGAGAAGCTGACCGGCTCCATCAAGAAGGTGACCGTCGAGCAGCGCGGACCGGTCCGGGCGGTGGTCCGGATCGAGGGCGACCACCGGCGGCGCGGCAAGTCGTGGCTGCCGTTCATCGTGCGCCTGTACTTCTACGCCGGGGCCGAGCACGTGCGGGTGGTGCACACGTTCCTGTTCGACAGCGAGGGGCAGAAGGAGTTCATCGCCGGGCTCGGCGTGCGGGTCGGGGTGCCGATGCGCGACCAACTCTACGACCGGCACGTCCGGCTGTCCGGCGACGGTGACGGACTTCTGCGCGAGGCGGTCAAAGGCATCACCGGCCTACGCCGGGACCCCGGAGCCACGGTACGCGCGGCGCAGATCGCCGGTGAGAAGCTGGCCGACCCGGCGACCTGGGACCAGCGGGTCACCACCCGGTTGCAGTACATCCCGGCGTGGGGCGACTACACGCTCAGCCAGCTCAGCTCCTCCGGCTACACCATTCAGAAACGGACCAGGACGGGGTACGGGTGGGTCGGCGTCGACGCCGGGCAGCGGGCCGCCGGGTTCGGGTACGTCGGCGGGGTCAGCGGTGGCCTCGGGTTCGGGATGCGGGACTTCTGGCAGAAGTACCCGGCGCAGCTCGACATCCGGGGCGCCGACACCGACCGGGCCACGGCGACGATCTGGATGTGGTCGCCGGACGCGGGGCCGATGGACACCCGGTTCTACCACGACGGGATGGGCCAGGACACGTACCCGGAGCAGCTCGAAGGCCTCAACATCACCTATGAGGACTACGAGCCCGGGTTCGGCACCCCGTACGGCGTCGCCCGTACCACTGAATTGATGTTCTTCGCCCTGGCCGCGACCCCGCCGGCCGAGCGTCTCGCCGCGCTGGCCCGGACCGTCGTCGCTCCGCCGCAGGTCGTCGCGCCGCCCGCGCACCTGGCCGCGTCCGGTGCGTTCGGCGGCCTGTTCAGCCCGGTCGACCGGTCCACGCCGGCCCGCGCCAAGGTCGAGGACCGGCTCGACTTCCTCTTCGACTACTACCGCGACCAGACCGAACAACGCCACTGGTACGGGTTCTGGAACTACGGCGACGTCATGCACACCCCCGATGTGGACCGGCACGTGTGGCGCTACGACGTCGGCGGGTACGCGTGGGACAACTCGGAACTGTCCCCCGACCTGTGGCTGTGGTTCGCCTACCTGCGGTCCGGGCGGGCCGACATCTTCCGGTTCGCCGAGGCGATGACCCGGCACACCGGCGAGGTCGACGTCTACCACCTCGGCAAGTGGGCCGGACTCGGGACGCGGCACGGGGTGCAGCACTGGGCGGACAGCGCCAAGCAGCAACGCATCAGCACCGCGGTCTACCGCCGGATCTTCTACTTCCTGACCGCCGACGAGCGGGTCGGCGACCTCATGCACGAGCTGGTCGACTCGGACAGGACGTTCCTGGCGCTCGACCCGCTGCGCAAGATCCGTACGGAGCCGTACACGCCGGACCCGCACGCCCTGTCGATCGGCCTCGGCACCGACTGGAGCGGCCTGGCCGCCGCCTGGCTCACCGAATGGGAACGGCGCGGCCCGAAGGCGGCCGTCGCCGAGAAGAAACTGCTGGCCACCATGCGGACCATCGGCCGGATGCCGAACGGGTTCGT includes these proteins:
- a CDS encoding exo-rhamnogalacturonan lyase family protein, yielding MPDISRRTFVRGLAATPMAPYIPFKAPESIPAAVTAVVPAPETVALNWLEGKPGTNVGSTWGVPWPKGAVPADSPFSLAAADGAAVPVQSWPIGYWPDGSLKWSAHALPADAPVSGSYTLSRSAGVAGTSAVAVTELRETVTVDTGVVVVTIGRRGSALIRSITRGGTEIAGNLELVSLRQTAIENDDERRGSREKLTGSIKKVTVEQRGPVRAVVRIEGDHRRRGKSWLPFIVRLYFYAGAEHVRVVHTFLFDSEGQKEFIAGLGVRVGVPMRDQLYDRHVRLSGDGDGLLREAVKGITGLRRDPGATVRAAQIAGEKLADPATWDQRVTTRLQYIPAWGDYTLSQLSSSGYTIQKRTRTGYGWVGVDAGQRAAGFGYVGGVSGGLGFGMRDFWQKYPAQLDIRGADTDRATATIWMWSPDAGPMDTRFYHDGMGQDTYPEQLEGLNITYEDYEPGFGTPYGVARTTELMFFALAATPPAERLAALARTVVAPPQVVAPPAHLAASGAFGGLFSPVDRSTPARAKVEDRLDFLFDYYRDQTEQRHWYGFWNYGDVMHTPDVDRHVWRYDVGGYAWDNSELSPDLWLWFAYLRSGRADIFRFAEAMTRHTGEVDVYHLGKWAGLGTRHGVQHWADSAKQQRISTAVYRRIFYFLTADERVGDLMHELVDSDRTFLALDPLRKIRTEPYTPDPHALSIGLGTDWSGLAAAWLTEWERRGPKAAVAEKKLLATMRTIGRMPNGFVTGSGLYDIDTGEFAVAEKVVSVSHLSAMFGQVEICAELIGLVDLPEFEKAWLQYCRLFNATRAEQTAECGAHFGTLILKQGHSRLTAYAAARLGDATLAARAWTEFTATDGYTDASPWQTTHLTGPVVLNTVDEAPWVDTNTTALYGLAAIQNLALAASALP